One Myxococcus stipitatus genomic window, ACCACCAGCGCGCCATTGCCAGCCATGCATTGGCACCCGTCCTGTACACGATGACGGGCACCTGGATTCATAGGTGCCCGTCATTGTGGTCCTCACCTCAGGGCCCCCGCAGTCGTTCGTCGCGATGTCCTGTAAGATGGCCGCGTAGAACGCGGGCTCGTCGAGAGCGGTGAGCGTCAAGGTAGTTGTCGCGTGAGAGGGTTCAGCCGATACGCTTCATCTCCTGCGCTGCCGAGATGAGGTTCGGAGAGGGGCCGAGACGGACGGGGCCCATCGGCGTCCAGTTGCGCGTGTCGCGGCTCCAGCGCTCGGGGTGACGGTCGCGAGCGCGTTGGTACACCTCGCGGCGTCTGGCCAGCAGCGCGTGCTCGCGGCCGAAGTGCCTGTCGTCAGGCGTGACGAAGCGAATAGCGGAGTGGCGGTGCTCGGTGTTGTACCAGGCTACGAAGCGCGTCACCCAGCCGTGCGCGTCCTCGACGGACGCGAAGGGGCGCTGCGGGAAGCTGGGGCGGTACTTCAGCGTGCGGAAGAGGGCTTCGGAGAAGGCGTTGTCGTCCGAGACACGAGGCCGGCTGAAGGACGGAGTGACGCC contains:
- a CDS encoding integrase core domain-containing protein, whose translation is GVTPSFSRPRVSDDNAFSEALFRTLKYRPSFPQRPFASVEDAHGWVTRFVAWYNTEHRHSAIRFVTPDDRHFGREHALLARRREVYQRARDRHPERWSRDTRNWTPMGPVRLGPSPNLISAAQEMKRIG